GGCTTGTTCGTCTCGAAAAAGTGCGCCACAATCGGCTTCAAATGCTCATTGAGCCTGATATGCTCAGGTGCTCGTCCCCCCGGGATAATCAAGGCGTCAAACGCCTCAGGGTTAATGTCTGAGAATGCAACATGGGCGGGAAGCTGATAAGCTGGCTTTTCAGTGTACGTCTCACTGTGTGCTTCGAAATCATGGCAAACGGTGTGCAGGGTTTTCACGCTGGGTGCTGCAATGACCGTTTCATACCCTTCTTCCAAGCAGCGGTAATACGGATAGAAAACCTCCAGTGCCTCTACAGCGTCGCCTGTTACAATCAACACTTTTTTGCTCATCACACAGCCTCCTCATGACGATTTTTAAGGAATACACTCCTCCTGATTTCAATTCTTTGACGATATGGTGTGCTCCTGCCTCTTTTTACCGCAAATTTACAAAACTTCTCGATAACAACCAAAAGCTCTTCCAAAAGTATCTTGGATAATCCACTCCAACTGGCAGAAACTACAACAAAAGACTAGAAGCTGGAGGGAGACGGCATGCGAGTTTTCCGCCTAATCATTCAGATCAGCTTGTGCGTGGTTGCAGCTATTTCGCCACTAGAATCCGCCGCCGGAATCGCTCCGTCCGCCAAAGGACAAGACCCGGTTCTTCAAGAACGCTTGCAACTCTTTTTCCGCTTGGAATCGATGTACGGCATCCCGTGGAATTATTTGGCAGCCGTTGATCAATACGAGCGAACCATGAAAATACGCAAGAAGAAGCAGGAGCAAGAAAACGTCTCGCGGCTAACAGCCGTGGACATTCCAGGCGATCGTTGGGCAGGTGCGTTCAACCCCGATGCAGAAGATACGAATCCGGTATCCATTCAATTTTTTCAAGGGGTCGGGATGGATGGCGACGGCGATGGGCTAGCGGATCGGCACAACGATCTCGATGCACTCACTACTTTCATTCATTACCTATCTCAATACGGCTTCTCCGATGAAGATTGGCAAATTGGTCTCTGGTCTTACTACCAGCGGGATCGGTCCGTGAAGACGATCAGGCAGTTCGCGCAGGTGTATGCAAAGTACCAGCACCTGGCCCTAGAAGAGCGGCATTTTCCTATCCCCACGAGATACGAATACAGCTACCGCAGTACATGGGGAGCGCCACGCGGCTGGGGTGGACGTCGCATCCACGAGGGGACCGATATTTTTGCCAGTCACGGCACTCCCGTACTCAGCAC
This genomic stretch from Brevibacillus brevis harbors:
- a CDS encoding DJ-1/PfpI family protein, whose protein sequence is MSKKVLIVTGDAVEALEVFYPYYRCLEEGYETVIAAPSVKTLHTVCHDFEAHSETYTEKPAYQLPAHVAFSDINPEAFDALIIPGGRAPEHIRLNEHLKPIVAHFFETNKPVAAICHGSQVLTIVREHLAGREITAYQACRPDVEACGAIYQTETLHVDGNLVSGHAWPDLPGFMREFLHLLK
- a CDS encoding M23 family metallopeptidase, which produces MRVFRLIIQISLCVVAAISPLESAAGIAPSAKGQDPVLQERLQLFFRLESMYGIPWNYLAAVDQYERTMKIRKKKQEQENVSRLTAVDIPGDRWAGAFNPDAEDTNPVSIQFFQGVGMDGDGDGLADRHNDLDALTTFIHYLSQYGFSDEDWQIGLWSYYQRDRSVKTIRQFAQVYAKYQHLALEERHFPIPTRYEYSYRSTWGAPRGWGGRRIHEGTDIFASHGTPVLSTAYGVIEVLGWNRYGGWRIGMRDMGNVYHYFAHLSSFKKGLKPGDIVEPGEVIGYVGSSGYGKPGTSGKFPPHLHYGMYRETGGADWSFDPYPYLRRWERQKKRQ